In one window of Branchiostoma floridae strain S238N-H82 chromosome 14, Bfl_VNyyK, whole genome shotgun sequence DNA:
- the LOC118430869 gene encoding uncharacterized protein LOC118430869 — translation MCPRPDTISIYLRPDTISMYPRLDTINMCPRLDTINMCPRPDTISMSLPPPRHHQQQRSRPDTISMCLRPDTISMWPHSDTISMCPLPDTISMCPLPDTISMCLTSSNGPARHHQHVPHVQ, via the exons ATGTGCCCCCGCCCCGACACCATCAGCATATACCTCCGCCCCGACACCATCAGCATGTATCCCCGCCTCGACACCATCAACATGTGTCCCCGCCTCGACACCATCAACATGTGCCCCCGCCCCGACACCATCAGCATGTCACTGCCCCCTCCCCGACACCACCAGCAA CAACGGTCCCGCCCTGACACCATCAGCATGTGCCTCCGCCCCGACACCATCAGCATGTGGCCCCACTCTGACACCATCAGCATGTGCCCCCTCCCCGACACCATCAGCATGTGCCCCCTCCCCGACACCATCAGCATGTGCCTCACGTCCAGTAACGGTCCCGCCCGACACCATCAGCATGTACCGCACGTCCAGTAA